One genomic region from Terasakiella sp. SH-1 encodes:
- a CDS encoding transporter substrate-binding domain-containing protein has translation MMKRAIGIAVTTLVLISSQVQADTFHLVTAPFKPFTNPDHVKGGFLVEVARQALKQRGHELTIDYRPWPRALAEAAKGKYDGLLSAFYNDERARSFHFSAPLNTTKMVFVGLRENFVGARYKSLNDLKPYMIGVGRKWAYSPAFESNSELRKNVVKDEAQGIQLLFKKRIDLFAVNIDQYHNTIAKLNEYDVLKTLVMEPAISINDQHIAASRQLPKSEQFLSEFNTGLAALKANGGYAKIRSTFFGF, from the coding sequence ATGATGAAACGCGCCATTGGCATTGCTGTCACAACCTTGGTTTTAATAAGCTCTCAGGTTCAGGCCGATACCTTTCATCTGGTTACGGCCCCCTTTAAGCCTTTTACAAACCCTGACCATGTTAAAGGCGGCTTTCTTGTTGAAGTTGCCCGACAAGCCCTGAAGCAACGCGGGCATGAACTGACCATAGATTACCGCCCTTGGCCACGCGCTCTGGCAGAAGCGGCAAAAGGTAAATATGATGGCTTGCTCAGTGCTTTTTACAATGATGAACGTGCCCGCTCTTTCCATTTTTCCGCCCCACTTAACACAACAAAAATGGTCTTTGTCGGGTTGCGCGAAAATTTCGTCGGTGCCCGTTATAAATCTCTCAATGACCTGAAGCCCTATATGATTGGTGTCGGGCGCAAATGGGCCTATTCACCGGCATTTGAAAGCAATAGCGAGCTTCGAAAAAATGTGGTGAAAGACGAAGCACAGGGCATCCAGCTTCTCTTTAAAAAACGCATTGATCTGTTCGCTGTCAATATTGATCAATACCACAACACCATTGCCAAGCTGAATGAATATGATGTGTTGAAAACCCTTGTGATGGAACCCGCCATTTCCATTAATGACCAGCATATCGCAGCTTCTCGCCAACTCCCCAAAAGCGAACAGTTCCTCAGCGAATTTAACACGGGCCTTGCCGCCCTTAAGGCAAATGGGGGATACGCCAAGATCAGAAGCACCTTTTTCGGCTTTTAG
- the uvrA gene encoding excinuclease ABC subunit UvrA, producing the protein MSVDEIQVRGAREHNLRNVDVDIPKNSLTVITGLSGSGKSSLAFDTIYAEGQRRYVESLSAYARQFLELMQKPDVDHIEGLSPAISIEQKTTSKNPRSTVGTVTEIYDYMRLLWARVGVPHSPATGLPIESQTVSQMVDRIMTLEDGTRLYLLAPIVRGRKGEYKKEFIELQKKGFQRVKVDGELYDVDAVPELNKKIKHDIEVVVDRLVVREGVESRLADSIETALDLADGLLFAEDAKSGDRHTFSAKFACPVSGFTIDEVEPRLFSFNNPFGACPSCDGLGTEMYFDPELVVPNDGEALEKAVAPWANSSSVYYAQTLQAIATHYDVGLETAFAKLPKKVRDVVLYGSGDEEITISYNDGKRSYQVTKPFEGVIPNMERRWRETDSSWVRDELSKYQTVTQCSDCKGHRLRPEALAVKINGLHVSEVTAFSIDEAAKWYSSLEDTLGEKEKEIARRILREINERLGFLVNVGLEYLTLSRSSGTLSGGESQRIRLASQIGSGLTGVLYVLDEPSIGLHQRDNDRLLETLVRLRDLDNTVIVVEHDEDAIRSADHLIDMGPRAGVHGGTVVAAGTPDEVMANPDSLTGQYLTGLEQIPLPTKRRKGKKGQFIKVKGAKVNNLQNVNAQIPLGTFTCVTGVSGGGKSSLVIETLYKALAKKLHGARLHPGEHKKLEGLEFIDKIVDIDQSPIGRTPRSNPATYTGAFSPIREWFANLPEAKTRGYKPGRFSFNVKGGRCEACQGDGVIKIEMHFLPDVYVQCDVCKGKRYNRETLEVKFRGKSIADVLDMTVEEAVDFFKAVPSIRDKMVTLERVGLGYIHLGQQATTLSGGEAQRVKLAKELSRRATGKTIYILDEPTTGLHFDDVRKLLEVLHALVEQGNTVVVIEHNLEVIKTADHIIDIGPEGGAKGGRIVASGTPEQVAKVEESYTAKYLKDYLK; encoded by the coding sequence ATGAGTGTTGATGAAATTCAGGTCCGCGGCGCACGTGAACATAACCTGCGTAATGTAGATGTTGATATTCCCAAGAATTCCCTGACCGTCATCACCGGGCTTTCAGGCTCAGGGAAGTCATCCCTTGCCTTTGATACCATCTACGCCGAAGGTCAGCGCCGCTACGTCGAATCGCTTTCCGCTTATGCCCGCCAGTTCCTTGAACTGATGCAAAAGCCTGATGTCGATCATATTGAGGGACTGTCGCCTGCCATTTCCATTGAGCAGAAAACCACTTCAAAAAACCCGCGTTCCACCGTCGGGACCGTCACAGAGATTTATGACTATATGCGGCTTTTGTGGGCACGCGTCGGGGTACCTCATTCCCCGGCCACCGGCCTGCCCATTGAAAGCCAGACGGTTTCACAAATGGTAGACCGGATTATGACACTGGAAGACGGCACCCGACTCTACCTGCTTGCCCCCATCGTGCGTGGGCGCAAAGGTGAATATAAAAAAGAATTTATCGAGCTTCAGAAAAAGGGCTTTCAACGGGTCAAGGTTGACGGTGAACTTTATGATGTCGATGCTGTGCCGGAACTCAACAAAAAAATAAAGCATGACATCGAAGTCGTGGTTGATCGCCTTGTGGTACGTGAAGGGGTCGAATCCCGTCTGGCTGACAGTATCGAAACGGCCCTTGACCTTGCTGATGGATTACTCTTTGCCGAAGATGCCAAATCCGGTGATCGTCACACATTTTCAGCCAAATTTGCCTGCCCTGTATCCGGCTTCACCATTGATGAGGTGGAACCGCGTCTCTTTTCCTTCAACAATCCTTTTGGGGCTTGCCCTTCTTGTGATGGCCTGGGGACTGAAATGTATTTTGACCCGGAACTGGTCGTCCCCAATGATGGGGAGGCTTTGGAAAAAGCCGTTGCCCCTTGGGCCAATTCCTCCAGTGTCTATTACGCTCAGACCTTGCAAGCCATTGCCACACATTATGACGTGGGTTTAGAAACAGCCTTTGCCAAACTGCCTAAAAAGGTACGCGATGTTGTTCTTTATGGCTCAGGCGATGAAGAAATCACCATTTCCTATAATGATGGTAAACGCTCCTATCAGGTCACAAAGCCTTTTGAAGGCGTCATCCCCAACATGGAAAGACGCTGGCGCGAAACAGACAGTTCCTGGGTGCGTGATGAGCTATCAAAATATCAGACCGTCACACAATGTTCGGACTGTAAAGGCCACCGCCTGCGCCCCGAAGCTCTGGCTGTAAAAATCAACGGTCTGCATGTCAGTGAAGTCACCGCCTTTTCCATTGACGAGGCAGCAAAATGGTATAGTTCTTTGGAAGATACGCTGGGTGAAAAAGAAAAAGAAATTGCCCGTCGCATCTTGCGTGAAATTAACGAACGGCTTGGCTTTCTGGTCAATGTTGGCCTGGAGTATCTCACGCTTTCGCGCTCTTCCGGCACCTTGAGCGGTGGGGAAAGTCAACGTATTCGTCTTGCCTCCCAAATCGGGTCGGGCCTGACCGGGGTGCTTTATGTGCTTGATGAACCGTCCATCGGCCTGCACCAACGCGACAATGACCGTTTATTGGAAACACTTGTGCGTCTGCGCGACCTCGATAATACGGTCATTGTGGTGGAACATGACGAAGATGCCATTCGCAGTGCTGACCATCTCATTGACATGGGACCACGTGCGGGTGTTCATGGTGGAACAGTTGTGGCTGCCGGGACACCGGATGAAGTCATGGCGAACCCAGATAGCCTGACAGGGCAATATCTTACAGGGCTGGAACAAATCCCCCTGCCCACCAAGCGCCGCAAAGGCAAGAAAGGCCAGTTTATTAAAGTCAAAGGGGCCAAGGTCAACAACCTGCAAAATGTGAATGCACAAATTCCACTGGGCACTTTTACCTGTGTAACCGGGGTTTCTGGCGGGGGAAAATCCTCCTTGGTGATTGAAACTCTTTACAAGGCATTGGCGAAAAAGCTACATGGTGCACGCCTGCACCCCGGTGAACATAAAAAACTCGAAGGTCTCGAGTTCATCGACAAGATCGTTGATATTGACCAGTCCCCAATCGGGCGCACCCCACGCTCCAACCCGGCAACCTACACCGGGGCCTTTTCCCCCATCCGCGAATGGTTTGCCAATCTGCCAGAAGCCAAAACCCGTGGTTATAAGCCGGGACGTTTCTCCTTTAATGTCAAAGGCGGGCGGTGTGAAGCCTGTCAAGGCGATGGGGTGATCAAGATCGAAATGCACTTCCTGCCAGATGTGTATGTGCAATGTGATGTCTGTAAGGGCAAGCGCTATAACCGGGAAACGCTGGAAGTGAAATTTCGCGGTAAATCCATCGCGGATGTTTTGGATATGACCGTCGAAGAAGCCGTTGACTTTTTCAAGGCCGTCCCCAGCATTCGCGACAAAATGGTGACGCTGGAACGGGTTGGTCTAGGTTACATCCACCTTGGACAACAAGCCACGACCCTTTCAGGCGGGGAAGCCCAACGGGTCAAACTGGCCAAGGAACTATCACGTCGCGCCACAGGGAAAACCATCTATATTCTGGATGAACCCACCACAGGACTGCATTTTGATGATGTACGCAAACTTCTGGAAGTGTTGCATGCTCTTGTTGAACAAGGCAACACGGTTGTGGTGATTGAACATAATCTGGAAGTCATCAAAACCGCCGATCACATCATCGACATCGGCCCCGAAGGCGGGGCAAAAGGTGGGCGTATTGTTGCCTCAGGCACACCGGAACAAGTTGCAAAGGTAGAAGAAAGCTATACGGCGAAATATCTCAAAGACTATTTGAAATAG
- a CDS encoding SDR family NAD(P)-dependent oxidoreductase, which produces MNQFVNVMVFGASGGVGRALLDKILEFPSVERVFAGSRTEVTHPSKKVVSFYFDFDDEEKIKQAIEFAAMEKPLDLIVVATGILSEAYGIAPEKSLKELEWDQLLHYFHVNSVGPMLVAKHAIPLLNRKSTSVFAAMTARVGSISDNSLGGWYGYRASKAALNMMIKCAAIEAARNNEQATVIGLHPGTVDTALSKPFLSHVPEERLFTSDFAAEKLMDVLTSVRANDSGRVLAWDGQEIGA; this is translated from the coding sequence ATGAATCAGTTCGTAAATGTAATGGTTTTTGGTGCGTCTGGTGGTGTTGGAAGGGCATTACTTGACAAGATTTTAGAGTTCCCTTCCGTCGAACGAGTCTTTGCCGGGTCAAGAACTGAAGTGACCCATCCCTCAAAAAAAGTGGTGTCCTTTTATTTTGATTTTGATGATGAAGAAAAGATCAAACAAGCCATTGAATTTGCTGCAATGGAAAAGCCCCTTGATTTAATTGTCGTTGCAACAGGTATTTTGAGTGAGGCATACGGGATTGCCCCGGAAAAGAGCTTGAAAGAACTGGAGTGGGACCAGCTGTTACATTATTTTCATGTCAACTCGGTTGGTCCTATGTTGGTGGCAAAACATGCAATCCCTTTGCTCAATCGAAAAAGTACCAGTGTTTTTGCTGCGATGACGGCTCGTGTGGGCAGTATTTCAGATAATAGTTTGGGGGGCTGGTATGGATACCGGGCTTCTAAGGCGGCATTAAATATGATGATTAAATGTGCGGCGATTGAAGCAGCGCGTAATAATGAACAGGCAACGGTGATTGGGTTGCACCCTGGCACCGTGGATACGGCCTTGTCCAAGCCTTTTTTATCCCATGTGCCGGAGGAAAGATTGTTTACATCTGATTTTGCAGCTGAAAAATTGATGGATGTATTGACCAGCGTCAGGGCCAATGACAGTGGCCGGGTGTTAGCCTGGGATGGTCAGGAAATAGGGGCTTAG
- a CDS encoding Re/Si-specific NAD(P)(+) transhydrogenase subunit alpha: MDNGQIIGTPKELFEGEARVAMTPDSAAQLQKLGYQCAVETGAGVQAGFSDEAYEAAGVEVIKTAKALWEKADIVAKVRQPEEAELKHLVKGKTLISFFNPAGNEEGMEAAKASGANVIAMEMVPRISRAQKMDALSSMANIAGYRAVIEAGNNFGRFFTGQITAAGKVPPAKVMVVGAGVAGLAAIGASVSLGAITYAFDVRPEVAEQVESMGAEFVYLDFEEEQADGAATGGYASVSSPEFREAQLAKFRELAPEMDIVITTALIPNRDAPKLWLEDMVAAMKTGSVIIDLAAERGGNVEGTVKDEKVVSDNGVTIIGYTDFPSRMATQASTLYSTNIRHMMTDLTPEKDGQVNHNMEDDVIRGATVTFEGDITFPPPPPKVQAIAAQKKTEPVKEETPEERREREVAEFKKATRNQVLMLGVGGLLMLLVGAFAPASFMNHFIVFVLSCFVGYQVIWNVSHALHTPLMAVTNAISGIVILGAVLQIGSSSPLVVIMATISVLIATINIVGGFFVTRRMLAMFEKS, from the coding sequence ATGGATAACGGACAGATTATAGGCACGCCGAAGGAACTGTTTGAAGGCGAAGCACGCGTTGCGATGACACCTGACTCCGCTGCCCAACTTCAGAAACTTGGATACCAATGCGCTGTTGAAACCGGCGCGGGGGTGCAGGCAGGCTTTTCTGATGAAGCTTACGAAGCTGCTGGCGTCGAAGTGATCAAAACAGCCAAGGCCCTGTGGGAAAAAGCCGACATCGTAGCAAAGGTTCGCCAGCCAGAAGAGGCCGAGCTAAAGCATCTTGTCAAAGGCAAAACTCTGATTTCTTTCTTTAACCCTGCGGGGAACGAAGAAGGTATGGAAGCGGCAAAAGCTTCTGGTGCCAACGTGATTGCGATGGAAATGGTTCCACGTATTTCGCGTGCACAGAAAATGGACGCCTTGTCGTCCATGGCGAATATCGCAGGCTATCGCGCAGTGATTGAGGCAGGGAACAACTTCGGTCGTTTCTTTACAGGCCAAATTACAGCTGCGGGTAAAGTACCGCCTGCCAAAGTGATGGTCGTTGGTGCCGGTGTGGCCGGTCTGGCGGCAATCGGTGCCTCTGTTTCTCTTGGTGCGATTACTTATGCATTTGACGTGCGCCCGGAAGTGGCCGAACAGGTTGAATCCATGGGCGCTGAGTTTGTCTACCTTGATTTTGAAGAAGAACAGGCAGACGGCGCGGCAACTGGTGGGTATGCTTCTGTGTCCTCCCCTGAATTCCGCGAAGCGCAGCTGGCAAAATTCCGCGAGCTGGCACCGGAAATGGACATTGTCATCACAACGGCTTTGATCCCGAACCGTGATGCACCGAAACTGTGGCTGGAAGATATGGTTGCGGCCATGAAGACAGGCTCGGTCATTATTGACTTGGCAGCAGAACGTGGCGGTAACGTTGAAGGTACCGTTAAAGATGAGAAAGTCGTTTCTGATAATGGCGTGACCATCATCGGTTATACGGATTTCCCTTCACGTATGGCGACGCAAGCCTCTACGCTTTATTCCACAAACATTCGTCACATGATGACGGACCTGACACCGGAAAAAGACGGTCAGGTCAATCACAACATGGAAGACGATGTGATCCGTGGGGCAACCGTGACCTTTGAAGGTGATATTACCTTCCCGCCACCCCCACCGAAAGTTCAGGCCATTGCAGCTCAAAAGAAAACCGAGCCTGTAAAGGAAGAAACACCGGAAGAACGCCGTGAGCGTGAGGTTGCTGAATTCAAGAAAGCAACGCGCAATCAGGTTCTGATGCTGGGCGTGGGTGGTTTGTTGATGTTGCTTGTGGGTGCCTTTGCGCCAGCCAGCTTCATGAATCACTTTATCGTTTTCGTGCTGTCTTGTTTCGTCGGTTATCAGGTGATCTGGAATGTATCCCACGCGCTGCACACGCCATTGATGGCGGTGACAAACGCTATTTCAGGGATCGTTATTTTGGGGGCGGTCTTGCAGATCGGTTCCAGCAGCCCACTGGTTGTCATTATGGCAACAATCTCGGTATTGATTGCAACCATTAACATTGTCGGTGGCTTCTTTGTCACACGCCGCATGCTTGCGATGTTTGAGAAGTCCTAA
- a CDS encoding NAD(P)(+) transhydrogenase (Re/Si-specific) subunit beta, protein MVYGIMTAAYIAASVLFILSLGGLSNQEKAKRAVWYGIVGMAVAVLVTVINQTAFSFIWLIPAILIGSVIGYFVAARVQMTEMPQLVAALHSFVGLAAVFIGLNAELELQVVLAMEEEARKALQGFALKLAHKTSTEIAILKVEVFLGIFIGAVTFTGSVVAFGKLAGKIDGKPFKLPGGHIWNAMTALTCLVLGILFCNDFGIWTMVLVTIIAGFIGWHLIMGIGGADMPVVVSMLNSYSGWAASAIGFTLGNDLLIVTGALVGSSGAILSYIMCKAMNRHFVSVILGGFGGETGPAMEVEGEMLPVEADGVVAALEDADSVIIVPGYGMAVAQAQNSVSELTKRLRGQGKEVRFAIHPVAGRLPGHMNVLLAEAKVPYDIVMEMDEINDDFPDTDVVIVIGSNDIVNPAAQEDPNSPIAGMPVLEVWKAKQVFVSKRGQGTGYSGIENPLFYKENTRMFYGDAKQSLDILLENIH, encoded by the coding sequence ATGGTTTATGGTATTATGACTGCTGCATATATTGCAGCCTCGGTATTGTTCATCCTTTCTCTGGGGGGGTTGTCTAACCAAGAAAAAGCAAAACGTGCCGTTTGGTACGGTATTGTCGGTATGGCAGTGGCTGTGTTGGTGACTGTTATTAACCAGACAGCGTTCAGCTTTATCTGGTTGATCCCGGCGATTTTGATCGGTTCTGTGATCGGTTATTTTGTGGCCGCACGTGTGCAGATGACAGAAATGCCGCAACTGGTGGCAGCTCTGCACTCTTTCGTTGGTTTGGCTGCAGTCTTTATTGGCCTCAATGCCGAGTTGGAACTGCAAGTGGTTCTGGCCATGGAAGAAGAAGCCCGCAAGGCCCTTCAAGGCTTTGCCCTGAAGCTGGCTCATAAAACAAGTACTGAGATTGCCATCTTGAAAGTGGAAGTATTCCTGGGGATCTTTATCGGTGCTGTGACCTTCACGGGCTCTGTTGTGGCCTTTGGTAAGCTGGCAGGTAAAATCGACGGCAAGCCGTTCAAGTTGCCCGGTGGTCACATCTGGAATGCGATGACAGCTCTGACCTGTTTGGTGCTGGGTATCCTGTTCTGCAATGACTTTGGTATCTGGACGATGGTTCTGGTGACAATTATTGCAGGCTTCATCGGCTGGCACCTGATCATGGGCATCGGTGGTGCAGACATGCCGGTTGTGGTTTCCATGTTGAACTCCTATTCCGGTTGGGCGGCATCTGCCATCGGTTTCACACTGGGCAACGACCTGTTGATCGTGACCGGTGCGCTGGTTGGTTCAAGTGGTGCGATCCTATCCTACATCATGTGTAAGGCGATGAACCGTCACTTCGTTTCTGTAATCCTTGGTGGTTTCGGTGGTGAAACTGGTCCAGCGATGGAAGTGGAAGGTGAAATGCTTCCGGTTGAAGCCGACGGTGTTGTGGCTGCACTTGAAGATGCAGACAGTGTGATCATCGTTCCCGGTTACGGTATGGCGGTTGCGCAGGCACAGAATTCCGTGTCTGAGCTGACAAAACGCCTGCGTGGTCAGGGTAAAGAAGTTCGCTTTGCCATCCACCCGGTCGCAGGTCGTCTGCCTGGCCATATGAACGTTCTGCTGGCCGAAGCCAAGGTGCCTTATGATATCGTAATGGAAATGGACGAAATCAATGATGACTTCCCGGATACGGATGTGGTGATCGTGATTGGGTCCAACGACATTGTGAACCCGGCGGCGCAAGAAGACCCGAACTCTCCAATCGCAGGCATGCCTGTTCTGGAAGTTTGGAAAGCCAAGCAGGTGTTTGTCTCCAAGCGTGGTCAAGGTACGGGCTATTCCGGTATCGAGAACCCGCTGTTCTATAAAGAGAACACGCGCATGTTCTACGGTGATGCCAAGCAGTCCCTGGATATCTTGCTGGAGAACATCCACTAA
- a CDS encoding YbaN family protein, with protein sequence MNVKIRQTLYLSVGWFFTGLGFIGAFLPVLPTTPFLLVAVWAFSKSSPKLKRWLYTHPQFGPHIRNWFDHGAITTRAKIFAVSLMGVSVGFSTLLSESLYLPIALSLIMVAVATFILTRPAPSTVVIKSH encoded by the coding sequence ATGAATGTAAAAATTAGACAAACACTTTATCTGTCCGTTGGTTGGTTTTTCACCGGATTAGGCTTTATTGGAGCTTTTTTACCTGTGTTGCCGACAACGCCGTTCTTGCTTGTTGCCGTCTGGGCTTTCAGTAAAAGTTCACCAAAGCTCAAACGGTGGCTTTATACCCATCCACAGTTTGGCCCTCATATCAGAAACTGGTTTGATCATGGTGCAATTACGACACGGGCAAAAATTTTTGCTGTGAGTTTGATGGGAGTGTCTGTCGGATTCTCTACACTTTTAAGTGAAAGTTTGTACTTGCCAATAGCACTTTCTTTGATAATGGTTGCGGTTGCAACTTTTATTTTGACCCGACCAGCTCCTTCGACTGTTGTAATTAAGTCACACTGA
- the ssb gene encoding single-stranded DNA-binding protein produces the protein MAGSVNKVILVGNLGRDPEVRFTNDGAKIVNLSLATSETWKDRQTGERRDRTEWHRVVIFNERLADVAERFLRKGSTVYLEGALQTRKWTDQQGIEKYTTEVVLQRYRGELTMLGSRSGGGEGGYSSGGGDDYGQGSGGFGAQADPQGGSTGPEWNSGGGSAAGGGGIPGGDLDDEIPF, from the coding sequence ATGGCAGGTTCGGTAAACAAAGTGATTTTGGTCGGAAATCTCGGGCGTGACCCAGAAGTACGATTTACCAATGATGGCGCTAAAATCGTTAATCTGTCCCTGGCAACGTCTGAAACCTGGAAAGATCGCCAAACAGGGGAACGTCGTGACCGTACGGAATGGCACCGTGTTGTGATTTTTAATGAACGTTTGGCTGATGTTGCAGAACGTTTCTTGCGCAAAGGTTCGACTGTTTATTTAGAAGGGGCTTTGCAGACCCGTAAGTGGACAGACCAGCAAGGTATTGAAAAATATACCACGGAAGTTGTTTTGCAGCGTTATCGCGGCGAATTGACCATGCTGGGTAGTCGCTCTGGTGGTGGTGAAGGTGGTTATTCTTCCGGTGGTGGAGATGACTATGGGCAAGGTTCCGGTGGTTTTGGCGCTCAGGCCGACCCGCAAGGTGGCAGCACAGGCCCTGAATGGAATTCCGGTGGTGGTTCCGCTGCTGGGGGTGGTGGTATTCCAGGTGGTGATCTGGATGATGAAATCCCGTTCTAA
- the rpsU gene encoding 30S ribosomal protein S21, whose translation MQREGVFREMKLRRHYEKPSEKKAREDAEAVRRARKLERKRLEREGF comes from the coding sequence ATGCAGCGTGAAGGCGTATTCCGTGAAATGAAACTTCGCCGTCACTATGAAAAGCCGTCTGAGAAAAAAGCACGTGAAGACGCTGAAGCTGTACGTCGCGCACGTAAGCTTGAGCGCAAGCGTCTGGAGCGTGAAGGCTTCTAA
- a CDS encoding cysteine hydrolase family protein, with protein sequence MELSEKTALVIVDAQQALYEPDMGALSNPDFEMQILDLLTLWRARHWPVFHVKHTSHEPASPYFSLSPSCEFIEKTAPVAGEPVVGKEYASAFLNSALGSMLRMDGCEQLVICGAHTHKAVDATVRHASGLKFETYVVSDACAAADQTDLSGRLWNGEDVHLLALGVLNEDYAKVISMQDIFSSI encoded by the coding sequence ATGGAATTATCTGAGAAAACGGCCCTCGTGATTGTGGATGCGCAACAAGCGCTGTATGAGCCGGATATGGGAGCCTTAAGTAATCCTGATTTTGAGATGCAAATTCTTGATCTTCTAACCCTGTGGCGGGCACGTCACTGGCCTGTTTTCCACGTTAAACATACATCTCATGAGCCAGCATCTCCGTATTTCAGCCTGTCGCCTTCCTGTGAGTTTATTGAAAAAACAGCTCCTGTGGCAGGGGAACCCGTGGTTGGGAAAGAATATGCCAGTGCCTTTTTAAATTCGGCGCTGGGGTCCATGTTGCGCATGGATGGGTGTGAACAACTGGTTATTTGTGGGGCACATACCCATAAGGCCGTGGATGCAACCGTGCGTCATGCCTCAGGTCTTAAATTTGAAACCTATGTGGTGAGTGATGCCTGTGCAGCGGCGGATCAGACAGATTTAAGCGGGCGTTTATGGAATGGCGAAGATGTGCACCTGTTGGCCTTGGGGGTGTTGAATGAAGATTATGCCAAGGTTATTTCCATGCAGGATATCTTTTCTTCAATCTGA
- a CDS encoding bacteriohemerythrin, which produces MTRLKWQESYSVGDAEIDRQHQNLFSLIDRLEDRDLDVSTVSVIFEKLDTYVEEHFSDEEDKLAENAYPDLEPHIRQHHEFRDWLEAAKESFQQESSNHHAISQNVHDFLRDWLLNHILTADQAYKEWMTSDT; this is translated from the coding sequence ATGACCCGCTTAAAATGGCAGGAGAGTTATAGTGTTGGTGATGCTGAAATTGATCGCCAGCACCAGAATTTGTTTAGCCTGATTGATCGTCTTGAAGACCGGGATTTGGATGTGAGTACGGTCAGCGTTATTTTTGAAAAACTGGACACTTATGTGGAAGAACATTTCTCTGATGAGGAAGATAAGCTGGCAGAAAATGCTTACCCTGATCTAGAGCCTCATATTCGCCAGCATCATGAATTTCGCGACTGGCTGGAGGCTGCGAAAGAAAGCTTTCAGCAAGAAAGCAGCAATCACCATGCGATCAGCCAGAATGTCCATGATTTTTTACGAGACTGGTTACTGAATCACATTCTCACAGCAGATCAGGCGTATAAGGAATGGATGACATCCGATACGTAA